Proteins encoded in a region of the Saccharothrix ecbatanensis genome:
- a CDS encoding DUF3995 domain-containing protein, translated as MTALALLTAGVLVLVSAIHVLWIFSPWPWRSWEEFGRKGADVSVDKLPPPALTAAVAVLLGLAAYLVVGRAGLVGVPGPSWLTVVGTAGLAAVFLLRGAGGLVVSSRRSTDFARLDLRVYSPLCLALAVSCAVIAFA; from the coding sequence ATGACGGCGTTGGCTCTGCTCACGGCAGGTGTGTTGGTGCTGGTGAGTGCGATTCACGTGCTGTGGATCTTCTCGCCGTGGCCGTGGCGGTCATGGGAGGAGTTCGGCCGGAAGGGGGCCGACGTGTCGGTGGACAAGCTGCCGCCACCCGCTCTCACGGCCGCCGTGGCCGTGCTGCTCGGGCTGGCCGCCTACCTCGTTGTGGGACGGGCGGGTCTGGTCGGCGTCCCGGGTCCGTCGTGGTTGACGGTGGTCGGCACGGCGGGTTTGGCGGCGGTGTTCCTGCTGCGCGGTGCGGGCGGGTTGGTCGTGTCGTCACGGCGGTCGACCGACTTCGCCCGCTTGGACCTGCGCGTCTACTCGCCTTTGTGCCTGGCGTTGGCGGTGTCCTGCGCCGTGATCGCGTTCGCCTGA
- a CDS encoding phosphotransferase family protein, translating to MTGVEEVEVVVAHSRRATLRVGDVFLKVDGDPAHADVEVRAMAMAPIPTPAILWREPPVLAIAAVPGKALGLLGEPSSASPSAWAAAGAAIRTLHDAPLPQWPGPSLDDVAAELDIECAWLLANAVLPAEVIRRNRKIAEAALRPWEPVFIHGDLQITHVFVDGDEVTGVIDWSEAAPGDAMFDLATLTLGHEERLDDLLAGYGADANRDVIRAWWSLRSLVASRWLIEHGFDPDAPGCEFDVLRSRMRER from the coding sequence ATGACCGGTGTGGAAGAGGTTGAAGTCGTCGTTGCCCACAGCCGGCGCGCGACACTGCGCGTCGGCGACGTGTTCCTGAAGGTCGACGGCGACCCGGCGCACGCCGACGTCGAGGTGCGTGCGATGGCCATGGCGCCGATACCGACCCCGGCGATCCTCTGGCGCGAGCCGCCCGTGCTCGCGATCGCCGCCGTGCCCGGCAAGGCGCTCGGCCTCCTCGGCGAACCGTCGTCTGCGTCGCCGTCGGCGTGGGCTGCGGCGGGTGCCGCCATACGGACGCTGCACGATGCGCCGTTGCCGCAGTGGCCGGGGCCCAGCCTCGACGACGTGGCGGCGGAACTCGACATCGAGTGCGCGTGGCTGCTCGCCAACGCCGTTCTGCCCGCCGAGGTGATCCGGCGCAACCGCAAGATCGCCGAGGCCGCGCTCCGGCCGTGGGAACCGGTGTTCATCCACGGCGACCTCCAGATCACCCACGTGTTCGTCGACGGCGACGAGGTCACCGGCGTCATCGACTGGTCCGAGGCAGCCCCCGGCGACGCCATGTTCGACCTCGCCACCTTGACGCTCGGGCACGAGGAACGCCTGGACGACCTGCTTGCCGGGTACGGCGCCGACGCGAACCGGGACGTGATCCGCGCCTGGTGGTCACTGCGCAGCCTGGTGGCGTCTCGCTGGCTGATCGAGCACGGCTTCGATCCGGACGCGCCGGGATGCGAGTTCGACGTGCTCAGATCCCGGATGCGGGAACGCTAG
- a CDS encoding VWA domain-containing protein, which yields MRTALVVTGLVLATLLTGCTDEPDPAAPVGPAEPGVLRVLAGSELTDMQPVLDEAAKATGIKVKFTFTGTLEGAEALANGEVDGKYDAVWFSSNRYPAGIPDAAKRLGNQVKIMSSPVVLGLSTSSAKRLGWADKRVGWGEIAEQAGRKAFSYGMTDPSASNSGFSALVGVASALAGAGNAVDAGQITAVTPQLKSFFGAQALSAGSSGWLSEAYQRRATGQDPGAQVDGLINYESVLLSMNAAGNLPEPLTVVYPSDGVVTADYPLTLLTDAGDDARDAHQRLSDHLRTADVQRKIMETTHRRPVVPGVELASAFAVRDLVELPFPAARDSVDALLSAYFNQIRRPSRTLYVLDTSGSMAGDRIESLRSALVRLTGADDSLTGRFRQFRSREEVTMLPFNTAPGAPRTFTIPEGDPRAGLAEIKAFAEGLREGGGTAIYDSLSRAYEVMGPLVAADPDRFTSIVLMTDGENSNGSGLAEFQASYRSVPESVRQVPVFTVLFGEGSSAELGIVAAMTGGKVFDARNGELGKVFQEIRGYQ from the coding sequence ATGAGGACTGCGCTCGTGGTGACCGGGCTCGTGCTCGCCACGCTGCTGACCGGGTGCACCGACGAACCGGATCCGGCCGCGCCGGTCGGTCCGGCGGAACCGGGTGTGCTGCGGGTGCTCGCGGGCAGCGAGTTGACGGACATGCAGCCGGTGCTGGACGAGGCCGCCAAGGCCACCGGCATCAAGGTGAAGTTCACGTTCACCGGCACGCTCGAAGGCGCCGAGGCGTTGGCGAACGGAGAGGTGGACGGCAAGTACGACGCCGTCTGGTTCTCCTCCAACCGCTACCCGGCGGGCATCCCGGACGCCGCGAAACGGCTCGGCAACCAGGTCAAGATCATGAGTTCGCCGGTGGTGCTCGGCCTGTCGACGTCGTCGGCGAAGCGGTTGGGGTGGGCGGACAAGCGGGTCGGCTGGGGCGAGATCGCCGAGCAGGCCGGGCGCAAGGCGTTCAGCTACGGCATGACCGACCCGTCCGCGTCGAACTCCGGCTTCTCCGCGCTGGTGGGAGTGGCGTCCGCGTTGGCCGGCGCGGGCAACGCCGTGGACGCGGGCCAGATCACCGCGGTGACGCCGCAGCTCAAGAGCTTCTTCGGCGCGCAGGCGCTGTCCGCCGGGTCGTCGGGCTGGCTGTCCGAGGCCTACCAGCGCCGGGCCACCGGGCAGGACCCGGGCGCGCAGGTGGACGGGCTGATCAACTACGAGTCCGTGCTGCTGTCCATGAACGCGGCCGGGAACCTGCCCGAACCGCTCACCGTGGTCTACCCGAGCGACGGCGTGGTCACCGCGGACTACCCGTTGACGCTGCTCACGGACGCCGGTGACGACGCGCGTGACGCCCACCAGCGGCTCAGTGACCACCTGCGCACGGCGGACGTCCAGCGCAAGATCATGGAGACCACGCACCGGCGGCCGGTGGTGCCGGGTGTCGAGCTGGCGTCCGCGTTCGCGGTGCGCGACCTGGTCGAGCTGCCGTTCCCGGCCGCGCGCGACTCGGTGGACGCCCTGCTCTCGGCCTACTTCAACCAGATCCGGCGGCCGTCGCGCACGCTGTACGTGCTGGACACGTCGGGTTCGATGGCGGGGGACCGGATCGAGTCACTGCGGTCCGCGCTGGTCCGCCTGACCGGTGCGGACGACTCGCTCACCGGCCGCTTCCGCCAGTTCCGCAGCCGGGAAGAGGTGACCATGCTGCCGTTCAACACGGCTCCCGGCGCGCCGCGCACGTTCACCATTCCCGAGGGTGATCCGCGGGCCGGGCTGGCGGAGATCAAGGCGTTCGCGGAAGGGCTGCGTGAAGGCGGCGGCACGGCCATCTACGACAGCCTGTCCCGGGCGTACGAGGTGATGGGACCGCTGGTCGCGGCCGACCCGGACCGGTTCACGTCGATCGTGCTGATGACCGACGGCGAGAACTCGAACGGCTCGGGCCTGGCCGAGTTCCAGGCGTCGTACCGCTCGGTGCCCGAGTCGGTGCGGCAGGTGCCGGTGTTCACCGTGTTGTTCGGCGAGGGCAGCAGCGCGGAGTTGGGCATCGTCGCAGCCATGACCGGTGGCAAGGTGTTCGACGCGCGCAACGGTGAACTAGGCAAGGTGTTCCAGGAGATCCGCGGCTACCAATGA
- a CDS encoding pectate lyase family protein, which produces MNDISRLSRRGLLAGAAATALTAVTARAAHSSPARTNPVWAEPFQTADGFAGTNTLGQNGTTGGVGGPVVTVRDTETFLDYCDRNEPYVIQVDGIMTFSSKQGLRSNKTVIGLPGAEIRGGGLDMYRRQNVIIRNLKFSGADDDAISVQQSSHHIWIDHCDFSGGQDGLIDIVRGADFITVSWNHFHDHSKTALLGHSDSNASQDAGKLRVTFHHNYFNGTAQRHPRVRFGEPIHVYNNYFRDNALYGVASTMNAGVLVEANYFENVPHPIYSGYDASGPGRVVQRNNIYVNSGAPETLGTVVEPRTYYAYTPDNPSTLPSTVPGGVGVGRI; this is translated from the coding sequence ATGAACGACATCAGCAGGCTCAGCCGGCGCGGCCTCCTCGCGGGCGCCGCCGCCACCGCGCTCACCGCCGTGACCGCACGTGCTGCCCACTCAAGCCCGGCCCGGACCAACCCCGTGTGGGCCGAGCCGTTCCAGACCGCCGACGGGTTCGCCGGCACGAACACCCTCGGCCAGAACGGCACCACCGGTGGTGTGGGCGGCCCGGTGGTCACCGTGCGGGACACCGAGACCTTCCTGGACTACTGCGACCGCAACGAGCCCTACGTCATCCAGGTCGACGGGATCATGACGTTCAGCAGCAAACAGGGCCTGCGCTCGAACAAGACCGTCATCGGCCTGCCCGGCGCCGAGATCCGCGGCGGCGGCCTCGACATGTACCGCAGGCAGAACGTCATCATCCGCAACCTCAAGTTCAGCGGCGCGGACGACGACGCCATCAGCGTCCAGCAGTCCTCGCACCACATCTGGATCGACCACTGCGACTTCAGCGGCGGCCAGGACGGGCTGATCGACATCGTCCGGGGCGCGGACTTCATCACCGTCTCCTGGAACCACTTCCACGACCACAGCAAGACCGCGCTGCTCGGCCACTCCGACTCCAACGCGAGCCAGGACGCCGGCAAGCTGCGCGTCACGTTCCACCACAACTACTTCAACGGCACCGCCCAACGACACCCGCGGGTCCGGTTCGGCGAGCCGATCCACGTCTACAACAACTACTTCCGCGACAACGCGCTGTACGGCGTCGCGTCCACGATGAACGCCGGCGTCCTGGTCGAGGCGAACTACTTCGAGAACGTCCCGCACCCGATCTACTCCGGCTACGACGCGAGCGGACCGGGCCGGGTGGTGCAGCGCAACAACATCTACGTCAACTCGGGCGCCCCGGAGACCCTCGGGACCGTCGTCGAACCCCGCACGTACTACGCGTACACCCCGGACAACCCCTCGACCCTGCCGAGCACCGTCCCCGGCGGCGTCGGTGTCGGCCGGATCTGA
- a CDS encoding SGNH/GDSL hydrolase family protein, with translation MRKLAALLVAVLGIALVPGTATASGLGWGATWAASPHAPTDVFGPGWGTVGFDDHTVRQVVRISEGGAAVRIRLSNAYGTSPLVVTGATVARAEGGAAVRPSTVRHVTFEGRRSVTVPVGGEVVGDPAALWVSPLSRVTVTLYLAEPTGPATGHGLASATSWRASGDHRADVAADAFTETSSSWFYLSAVEVVDFSPRREVVVAFGDSITDGAASTVDADNRYPDELAERLGGRLGVVNAGIGGNRVLNDSPCFGEKAPARFERDALGQADVRTVLLLEGINDIGFPHFAHECTTPNPEVAAAQLIAGYRELIGMARAAGVRIVGGTLLPFKGAGYYTDAGEAVRDEVNEWIRTSGAFDAVVDFDRALADPADRDALLPVYDSGDRLHPNDAGYRAMAEAVDLSVL, from the coding sequence ATGAGGAAGCTGGCGGCACTGCTGGTCGCGGTGCTGGGGATCGCGCTGGTTCCGGGCACGGCGACGGCATCGGGCCTGGGGTGGGGTGCGACGTGGGCGGCCTCGCCGCACGCGCCGACGGACGTGTTCGGGCCGGGTTGGGGCACGGTCGGGTTCGACGACCACACCGTCCGCCAGGTCGTCCGGATCAGCGAGGGCGGCGCGGCGGTGCGCATCAGGCTGTCCAACGCGTACGGCACGTCGCCGCTGGTGGTGACGGGTGCGACGGTCGCGCGTGCGGAGGGTGGGGCGGCCGTGCGGCCGAGCACCGTTCGGCACGTGACGTTCGAGGGCCGGCGGTCGGTGACGGTGCCGGTCGGCGGTGAGGTGGTCGGTGATCCGGCGGCGTTGTGGGTGTCGCCGTTGAGCCGGGTGACCGTGACGCTGTACCTGGCCGAGCCGACCGGTCCGGCGACGGGCCACGGGTTGGCCAGTGCGACGAGTTGGCGTGCGTCCGGGGACCACCGGGCGGACGTGGCGGCGGACGCGTTCACCGAGACGTCGTCGTCGTGGTTCTACCTCAGCGCGGTGGAGGTGGTCGACTTCTCGCCCCGGCGTGAGGTCGTGGTGGCGTTCGGCGATTCGATCACCGACGGTGCGGCGTCCACTGTGGACGCTGACAACCGTTACCCGGACGAGTTGGCGGAACGGCTCGGTGGGCGGCTGGGCGTGGTGAACGCGGGTATCGGCGGGAACCGGGTGCTGAACGACTCGCCGTGCTTCGGCGAGAAGGCGCCGGCCCGGTTCGAGCGGGACGCGTTGGGGCAGGCGGACGTGCGCACGGTGCTGTTGTTGGAGGGCATCAACGACATCGGGTTCCCGCACTTCGCGCACGAGTGCACCACGCCGAACCCGGAGGTGGCGGCTGCCCAGTTGATCGCCGGGTACCGGGAGTTGATCGGCATGGCGCGTGCGGCGGGTGTGCGGATCGTGGGCGGCACGCTGCTGCCGTTCAAGGGGGCCGGGTACTACACCGACGCGGGTGAGGCGGTGCGGGACGAGGTGAACGAGTGGATCCGCACGTCCGGGGCGTTCGACGCGGTGGTCGACTTCGACCGTGCGTTGGCGGACCCGGCGGATCGGGACGCGTTGCTGCCGGTGTACGACAGCGGTGACCGGCTGCACCCGAACGACGCGGGCTACCGGGCGATGGCCGAGGCGGTCGACCTGTCCGTGTTGTAG
- a CDS encoding M20 family metallopeptidase produces the protein MDLVPLAERLLGIRSTADRPDELRRALDFVLDVVGPGFTVERFEAGGKPSALVYAGGRRPHFRVIFNAHLDVVPGADDQFLPRRDGDRLIGRGTQDMKLSALVLASVFRDMAARLPYPIGLQLVTDEEVGGRHGTLHQLEQGVTGSFVVIGEHSALRVVNESKGLITARLHAVGRAAHGAYPWLGDNALLKLMRAVDGVLTAYPVATAEAWRTTVNVARVSSGNQALNQVPADGTAWLDIRFPPQDSDFAGRTCDEIAAHLTALCPPGVTAAVDHAEPPHRADPAGVDVLALQRAARAQGYSGELLRKHGAADSRFFFQRGMDAVIFGVGGDGQHGADEYADLTTVEPYRRALTAFLEGIAEREGIAKRVAEPDGIAEAEGVEPEGIANP, from the coding sequence ATGGACCTGGTGCCCCTGGCCGAGCGGTTGCTCGGTATCCGCTCGACCGCCGACCGGCCCGACGAGCTGCGCCGGGCGTTGGACTTCGTGCTCGACGTCGTCGGACCGGGCTTCACCGTGGAACGGTTCGAGGCGGGCGGGAAGCCGAGCGCGCTCGTCTACGCGGGCGGGCGTCGGCCGCACTTCCGGGTGATCTTCAACGCGCACCTGGACGTCGTGCCCGGCGCGGACGACCAGTTCCTGCCGCGTCGTGACGGCGACCGCCTGATCGGCCGCGGCACGCAGGACATGAAGCTGTCCGCGCTGGTGCTGGCCTCGGTGTTCCGCGATATGGCAGCCCGGCTGCCTTACCCGATCGGGCTCCAGCTCGTCACCGACGAGGAGGTCGGCGGGCGTCACGGCACCCTGCACCAGTTGGAGCAGGGCGTGACCGGGTCGTTCGTGGTGATCGGGGAGCACAGCGCGCTGCGGGTCGTGAACGAGTCCAAGGGCCTGATCACCGCACGGCTGCACGCGGTCGGACGTGCCGCGCACGGCGCGTACCCGTGGCTGGGGGACAACGCGTTGCTCAAGCTGATGCGGGCGGTGGACGGCGTGCTCACCGCGTACCCGGTGGCGACGGCGGAGGCGTGGCGGACCACGGTCAACGTCGCCCGCGTCTCGTCCGGGAACCAGGCGCTCAACCAGGTGCCCGCGGACGGGACCGCGTGGCTGGACATCAGGTTCCCGCCGCAGGACAGCGACTTCGCCGGCCGAACGTGCGACGAGATCGCCGCCCACCTCACCGCCCTGTGCCCGCCCGGTGTCACGGCGGCGGTCGACCACGCCGAACCACCGCACCGGGCTGATCCGGCTGGCGTCGACGTGCTCGCTTTGCAGCGCGCCGCCCGTGCCCAGGGGTATTCGGGGGAGCTGCTGCGCAAGCACGGGGCGGCCGACTCCCGGTTCTTCTTCCAGCGGGGGATGGACGCGGTGATCTTCGGCGTCGGCGGGGACGGGCAGCACGGGGCGGACGAGTACGCCGACCTGACCACGGTCGAGCCGTACCGGCGCGCGCTGACCGCGTTCTTGGAGGGGATCGCCGAACGTGAGGGCATCGCCAAGCGCGTTGCTGAACCCGACGGCATTGCAGAAGCCGAGGGCGTCGAACCTGAAGGCATTGCAAACCCGTAA
- a CDS encoding lytic polysaccharide monooxygenase auxiliary activity family 9 protein, which yields MVVAGLMASVLTGVADAHGSTTDPPSRNYGCWQRWGSDFQNPTMAQQDPMCWQAWQADTNAMWNWNGLYREGVAGNHQGAIPNGQLCSGGRTGGMRYAALDNPGQWKAVTKPRQFTLTVTDQARHGADYLRVYVTNQGFNSTTQSLGWNNLQLVASTGRYAPAGQYQVAVNAGSRTGRHIVYVIWQASHSDQSYYFCNDVVFQ from the coding sequence ATGGTCGTCGCCGGGCTCATGGCGAGCGTGCTGACCGGTGTCGCCGACGCGCACGGGTCGACCACCGATCCGCCGTCGCGCAACTACGGTTGCTGGCAGCGGTGGGGCAGTGATTTCCAGAACCCGACGATGGCCCAGCAGGACCCGATGTGCTGGCAGGCCTGGCAGGCTGACACCAACGCGATGTGGAACTGGAACGGCCTCTACCGCGAAGGTGTGGCGGGCAACCACCAGGGTGCGATCCCCAACGGGCAGCTGTGCAGCGGTGGCCGTACCGGCGGCATGCGGTACGCGGCGCTGGACAACCCTGGTCAGTGGAAGGCCGTGACCAAGCCGCGGCAGTTCACCCTGACCGTCACCGATCAAGCCCGGCACGGCGCGGACTACCTACGGGTGTACGTGACGAACCAGGGCTTCAACTCGACGACGCAGTCGTTGGGCTGGAACAACCTCCAGTTGGTCGCGTCCACCGGCCGTTACGCGCCGGCGGGCCAGTACCAGGTCGCGGTGAACGCGGGCAGCCGCACCGGCCGCCACATCGTGTACGTGATCTGGCAGGCCAGTCACTCGGACCAGTCGTACTACTTCTGCAACGACGTGGTCTTCCAGTAG
- a CDS encoding endo-1,4-beta-xylanase, whose translation MKSIRLATAALAAIALTSPLALVAAAAEVPTSGDLSAGHAKKDTLRWVAPKGFYIGTAAAGGGHHESQPYPDPFTKDLEYRKVLAAEFSSVAAENQMKWEYIHPEQGRYNFGMADAIVDFARKNNQAVRGHTLLWHSQNPQWVEQGDFTPDELREILREHITTVVSRYKGDIQQWDVANEIFDDSGRLRTTDNIWIRELGPGIVADAFRWAHEADPKAKLFFNDYNVEGVNPKSNAYYTLIQDLLAQDVPVHGFSAQSHLSTRYGFPGDLETNLNRFADLGLETAITELDVRMDLPADGVPTAEMLAKQADYYQRTLSACLNVEGCNSFTIWGFTDKYSWVPVFFSGQGAATVMWNDFSRKPAYHALQCTLAKEAVERGEKHPHLPKCA comes from the coding sequence ATGAAGTCGATCCGCCTCGCCACCGCCGCGCTTGCCGCGATCGCGTTGACGTCACCGCTGGCACTGGTGGCAGCCGCAGCCGAAGTACCCACCAGCGGCGACCTGTCGGCAGGGCACGCCAAGAAGGACACCCTCCGCTGGGTCGCGCCCAAGGGGTTCTACATCGGCACCGCCGCAGCCGGCGGCGGCCACCACGAGTCGCAGCCCTACCCCGACCCGTTCACCAAGGACCTCGAATACCGCAAGGTGCTCGCGGCCGAGTTCAGCTCGGTGGCCGCCGAGAACCAGATGAAGTGGGAGTACATCCACCCGGAGCAGGGCCGCTACAACTTCGGCATGGCCGACGCCATCGTCGACTTCGCCCGGAAGAACAACCAGGCGGTCCGCGGGCACACCCTGTTGTGGCACAGCCAGAACCCGCAGTGGGTGGAGCAGGGCGACTTCACGCCCGACGAGCTGCGCGAGATCCTGCGTGAGCACATCACCACGGTCGTGAGCCGCTACAAGGGCGACATCCAGCAGTGGGACGTGGCCAACGAGATCTTCGACGACTCGGGCCGGCTGCGGACCACCGACAACATCTGGATCCGCGAGCTCGGCCCCGGCATCGTCGCGGACGCGTTCCGCTGGGCGCACGAGGCCGACCCCAAGGCGAAGCTGTTCTTCAACGACTACAACGTCGAGGGCGTCAACCCCAAGAGCAACGCCTACTACACGCTGATCCAGGACCTGCTCGCGCAGGACGTGCCGGTGCACGGGTTCTCCGCCCAGTCGCACCTCAGCACCCGGTACGGCTTCCCCGGTGACCTGGAGACGAACCTGAACCGGTTCGCCGACCTCGGCCTCGAGACCGCCATCACCGAGCTGGACGTGCGGATGGACCTGCCCGCTGACGGCGTGCCCACCGCCGAGATGCTGGCGAAGCAGGCCGACTACTACCAGCGGACGCTGTCGGCGTGCCTCAACGTGGAGGGCTGCAACTCCTTCACGATCTGGGGCTTCACCGACAAGTACTCCTGGGTGCCGGTGTTCTTCTCCGGCCAGGGTGCGGCGACCGTGATGTGGAACGACTTCTCCCGCAAGCCCGCGTACCACGCTCTCCAGTGCACGCTGGCCAAGGAAGCCGTCGAGCGCGGCGAGAAGCACCCGCACCTGCCGAAGTGCGCGTAG
- a CDS encoding pectate lyase family protein: MSPINRRRLLTGTALAVVAATAPRAAWAGPADPQNSGAQNSGAQDSGAQDIGAQDIVIQNVANGFAGVNALGQNGTTGGAGGQAVTVTTAAALADYVGRKEPYVITVSGRIQLGGMVTVVANKTIIGVGATAEITGGGLQLGSTTRPGNNVIIRNLRFTNASDDSISVTNSAHHVWIDHCDLSRGYDGLLDIKRQSDYVTVSWNHFHDHSKTALIGHSDTYTLDRGKLRVTYHHNFFDGTAQRHPRIRFAEPVHIYNNYYAGTSLYGVASTMDAGVVVEGNYFENVAHPILSGYDKSGPGRVVERNNIYVNSGTPETLGTVVEPRTYYAYTLDSPANVKALVTQGAGVGRI; the protein is encoded by the coding sequence ATGAGCCCCATCAACCGACGACGCCTGCTCACCGGCACGGCACTCGCCGTGGTCGCCGCCACCGCCCCGCGCGCCGCCTGGGCCGGACCGGCCGATCCCCAGAACAGTGGTGCGCAGAACAGTGGTGCGCAGGACAGTGGTGCGCAGGACATCGGCGCCCAGGACATCGTCATCCAGAACGTCGCCAACGGGTTCGCCGGGGTCAACGCCCTGGGCCAGAACGGCACCACCGGCGGCGCGGGCGGCCAGGCCGTCACCGTGACGACCGCCGCCGCCCTCGCCGACTACGTGGGCCGCAAGGAGCCGTACGTCATCACGGTGTCCGGCCGCATCCAACTCGGCGGCATGGTGACCGTGGTCGCGAACAAGACCATCATCGGCGTCGGCGCCACCGCCGAGATCACCGGCGGCGGCCTGCAACTCGGCTCCACCACCCGCCCCGGCAACAACGTGATCATCCGCAACCTGCGGTTCACCAACGCCTCGGACGACTCGATCAGCGTCACGAACTCCGCCCACCACGTGTGGATCGACCACTGCGATCTGTCCCGCGGCTACGACGGACTGCTCGACATCAAGCGCCAGTCCGACTACGTCACGGTGTCCTGGAACCACTTCCACGACCACAGCAAGACGGCCCTGATCGGCCATTCCGACACCTACACCCTGGACCGGGGCAAGCTGCGGGTCACCTACCACCACAACTTCTTCGACGGCACGGCCCAACGCCACCCGCGCATCCGGTTCGCCGAGCCGGTGCACATCTACAACAACTACTACGCCGGCACCTCGCTCTACGGCGTCGCGTCCACAATGGACGCCGGTGTCGTGGTCGAGGGCAACTACTTCGAGAACGTCGCGCACCCGATCCTGTCGGGTTACGACAAGAGCGGACCGGGCCGCGTGGTGGAGCGCAACAACATCTACGTCAACTCGGGCACGCCGGAGACCCTCGGGACCGTCGTCGAACCCCGCACCTACTACGCCTACACCCTCGACTCCCCGGCCAACGTGAAGGCGCTGGTCACGCAAGGCGCCGGCGTCGGCCGGATCTGA
- a CDS encoding pectate lyase family protein, with protein MRTLVGNTRALPKVVTAAVMLATTLVVLPGATPALAATTADGFASVTALGQQGTTGGAGGAVVTATNTAQFLDYIARPEPLVVQVKGTITLPTGTTDGMHKVASDKTIIGLGADARLVGGGLTIGQPADDRVTTPPANAVHNIIIRNLALTGATDDLINVQMFSHHIWIDHNDFSNGDDGAVDIKRGSDFVTVSWNRFHDHDKTLLLGHDDDNGAQDIGRLRVTYHHNYFDGSDQRNPRVRFGESVHVYNNYYRDNSYGVASAMNAGVVLEGNYFFSVNNPGRVDFSGDLGRMVSRDNILVECNHQVEVRGSVVEPRTYYAYSLNRAAEVPTIVPAGAGTGRI; from the coding sequence ATGCGCACACTTGTCGGGAACACGCGCGCCCTGCCGAAGGTCGTCACCGCCGCCGTCATGCTCGCCACGACCCTGGTCGTCCTCCCCGGCGCCACGCCGGCGCTGGCCGCGACCACAGCGGACGGGTTCGCCTCGGTCACCGCACTCGGTCAACAAGGCACCACCGGCGGCGCGGGCGGCGCGGTCGTCACCGCCACTAACACCGCCCAGTTCCTGGACTACATCGCCCGCCCGGAACCGCTGGTCGTGCAGGTCAAGGGCACGATCACGCTGCCGACCGGCACCACCGACGGCATGCACAAGGTCGCGTCGGACAAGACCATCATCGGCCTCGGCGCCGACGCCCGACTCGTCGGCGGCGGCCTCACCATCGGCCAGCCGGCGGACGACCGCGTCACCACTCCCCCGGCGAACGCCGTGCACAACATCATCATCCGGAACCTCGCGCTGACCGGCGCCACCGACGACCTGATCAACGTGCAGATGTTCAGCCACCACATCTGGATCGACCACAACGACTTCTCCAACGGCGACGACGGCGCGGTCGACATCAAAAGGGGCAGCGATTTCGTCACCGTCTCGTGGAACAGGTTCCACGACCACGACAAGACGCTGCTCCTCGGCCACGACGACGACAACGGCGCGCAGGACATCGGCCGGTTGCGCGTGACCTACCACCACAACTACTTCGACGGCTCCGACCAGCGCAACCCGCGGGTCCGGTTCGGCGAGTCGGTGCACGTCTACAACAACTACTACCGCGACAACAGCTACGGCGTGGCCTCGGCGATGAACGCGGGCGTGGTGCTGGAGGGCAACTACTTCTTCAGCGTGAACAACCCCGGCCGCGTCGACTTCAGCGGCGACCTCGGCCGGATGGTCTCCCGCGACAACATCCTCGTGGAGTGCAACCACCAGGTCGAAGTGCGCGGATCCGTGGTCGAGCCCCGCACGTACTACGCGTACTCCCTCAACCGGGCCGCCGAGGTCCCCACGATCGTGCCCGCCGGTGCGGGCACCGGCCGCATCTGA
- a CDS encoding DUF6343 family protein: MTPPRQPDDDLPPPAPPRSALTLRLWLAGFGVVFNGVAAWLCVRAGLTWLAVLLAVIVVVLIVDFGWVVHRKRRGDPG, from the coding sequence GTGACCCCGCCCCGCCAACCGGACGACGACCTGCCACCACCCGCACCGCCGCGCAGCGCGTTGACCCTGCGGTTGTGGCTGGCCGGGTTCGGCGTCGTCTTCAACGGCGTGGCGGCGTGGCTGTGCGTTCGGGCGGGTCTGACGTGGCTCGCGGTGCTGCTCGCGGTGATCGTGGTCGTGCTGATCGTCGACTTCGGCTGGGTGGTGCACCGCAAGCGCCGCGGCGACCCCGGCTGA